Proteins encoded in a region of the Novibacillus thermophilus genome:
- a CDS encoding alpha-ketoacid dehydrogenase subunit beta produces MAILSYIEAVTKALKDEMQRDEKVFVIGEDVGVRGGVFRATDGLIDLFGEERVIDSPLSEALIVGASVGAAAYGMRPVAEIQFADFIMPAVNQMVSEAAKMRYRSNNDWHCPLVVRAPYGGGVHGALYHSQCVESFFSGVAGLKIVMPATPYDVYGLLVSSIRDNDPVLFLEHKRCYRLIKGEVPDEPFTVPIGKAEVKREGTDVTVISYGLTLHFALKAAEKLETEGISVHVLDLRTIRPLDRKAIVDAARKTGKVLIVHEDNKTGGVGGEVSAIVAEEALFDLDAPIVRLGGPDVPAMPFSTPLEREYMLNEQKVEQAIRDLAEF; encoded by the coding sequence ATGGCGATCTTATCCTACATTGAAGCAGTGACAAAAGCGCTGAAAGATGAGATGCAGCGCGACGAAAAAGTGTTTGTTATCGGCGAAGACGTGGGCGTCCGCGGCGGCGTTTTTCGCGCTACCGACGGTTTGATCGATCTTTTCGGAGAAGAGCGGGTGATCGACTCGCCGCTCTCAGAAGCGCTCATCGTCGGGGCTTCAGTCGGCGCTGCTGCTTACGGCATGCGCCCGGTGGCCGAGATCCAATTCGCCGATTTTATTATGCCCGCGGTAAACCAAATGGTGAGTGAAGCTGCCAAAATGCGCTACCGCTCGAACAACGACTGGCATTGCCCCCTCGTTGTCCGCGCCCCTTACGGAGGGGGAGTGCACGGAGCCCTTTACCACTCCCAGTGCGTCGAATCGTTCTTCTCCGGTGTGGCCGGTTTGAAAATCGTCATGCCGGCTACACCGTACGACGTGTACGGTCTGCTCGTATCGTCCATCCGGGACAACGACCCGGTCCTCTTTCTGGAGCACAAACGCTGCTACCGTTTGATTAAAGGGGAAGTGCCCGATGAACCGTTCACTGTTCCCATCGGCAAGGCAGAAGTGAAGCGGGAAGGGACGGACGTCACGGTCATCAGTTACGGCCTGACACTGCACTTCGCATTGAAAGCGGCGGAGAAGCTGGAGACAGAGGGCATCAGTGTGCACGTCCTGGATTTGCGCACCATTCGGCCGCTGGATCGGAAAGCGATTGTCGACGCAGCGCGAAAGACCGGCAAGGTGCTCATCGTTCACGAAGACAACAAAACAGGCGGTGTCGGTGGGGAAGTGTCGGCGATTGTGGCAGAAGAGGCATTGTTCGATCTCGATGCCCCGATTGTGCGTTTGGGTGGACCGGACGTTCCGGCCATGCCCTTCAGCACTCCTCTGGAAAGAGAGTACATGTTAAACGAGCAGAAGGTCGAGCAGGCGATTCGCGATTTGGCCGAATTTTGA
- the mciZ gene encoding Z-ring formation inhibitor MciZ — MKMYCEARSLRLVGKAWEVRAKLKQLSTSDVTLTQWLEKRRSPGRFTSRS, encoded by the coding sequence ATGAAAATGTACTGTGAGGCGAGAAGTTTGCGCCTTGTGGGAAAAGCGTGGGAAGTGAGGGCAAAGTTAAAACAGTTGTCCACATCCGACGTGACCCTCACCCAGTGGCTGGAGAAACGCCGTTCCCCAGGTCGCTTCACGTCCCGCTCATGA
- the deoB gene encoding phosphopentomutase gives MPHFERIACVVLDSVGIGALPDSPSFGDEGVHTLGHVAEYAGGLHMPNFARLGLGNIEPIKGIPQVASPMASYGKMAEMSNGKDTTTGHWELMGIYTEKPFKTYPDGFPETLIKRFSERIGRGVLGNKPASGTAIIEELGERHMATGDVIVYTSADSVFQIAAHEEIVPLDELYAICETARELTLEPEHSVVRVIARPFVGKPGAFKRTANRRDYSIKPPEKTVLNYLKDGGWDVIGIGKISDIYDGEGITRSIKTKDNMDGADRLIDTMGEPFKGLAFLNMVDFDSKYGHRRDPAGYARALEEVDRRLPEMLEALRTDDLLIMTADHGNDPTHTGTDHTREYVPLLVYSPSLTDPVHLGVRSSFADVGATIADNFHVTSPMGRSFLHALLERS, from the coding sequence TTGCCCCATTTCGAGCGCATTGCCTGTGTCGTACTGGACAGTGTCGGCATCGGTGCGCTGCCTGATTCTCCTTCCTTCGGTGACGAGGGCGTGCACACCCTCGGTCACGTCGCCGAGTACGCAGGAGGGTTACATATGCCGAACTTTGCCCGTTTAGGTCTGGGCAACATCGAGCCAATTAAAGGGATTCCTCAAGTGGCATCCCCGATGGCCTCCTACGGGAAAATGGCTGAGATGTCCAACGGCAAAGACACGACGACCGGGCATTGGGAACTGATGGGCATTTATACGGAAAAACCGTTTAAGACGTACCCGGACGGCTTTCCTGAAACGTTAATCAAACGGTTTTCAGAGCGAATCGGGCGCGGTGTGCTCGGGAATAAACCGGCCTCCGGCACGGCGATTATCGAGGAACTGGGTGAACGGCACATGGCAACAGGGGACGTGATCGTCTACACGTCGGCTGACAGTGTGTTCCAAATCGCCGCGCACGAAGAGATCGTCCCGTTAGATGAATTGTATGCCATATGTGAAACGGCACGGGAGTTGACGCTGGAACCGGAACATTCGGTGGTGCGCGTCATTGCCCGTCCGTTTGTCGGGAAACCGGGTGCTTTTAAGCGGACGGCTAACCGGCGCGACTACTCTATTAAACCGCCGGAGAAGACCGTACTGAATTATTTGAAAGACGGCGGCTGGGATGTCATTGGCATCGGTAAAATTTCGGACATATACGACGGCGAAGGCATCACCCGTTCGATTAAGACGAAGGACAACATGGACGGGGCTGATCGCCTGATCGACACAATGGGGGAGCCGTTTAAAGGCTTGGCGTTTCTCAACATGGTTGATTTTGATTCGAAGTACGGACACCGGAGAGACCCCGCTGGCTATGCCAGGGCGTTAGAAGAAGTGGACCGACGCCTGCCGGAAATGTTAGAGGCGCTCAGGACAGACGATTTGCTCATCATGACGGCCGATCACGGCAACGACCCGACGCATACGGGCACAGACCACACCCGCGAGTACGTTCCCCTCCTCGTGTACAGCCCTTCCTTGACGGACCCAGTGCACCTCGGCGTCCGGTCGTCTTTTGCCGATGTCGGTGCGACGATTGCAGACAATTTCCACGTGACGTCTCCGATGGGTCGAAGTTTTTTGCACGCGTTGCTTGAACGATCTTGA
- a CDS encoding Fur family transcriptional regulator, translated as MDKRIEKIKNELHEKSYKLTPQREATLRVLLENEEKHLSAEDVYLLVKEKAPEIGLATVYRTLELLSDLQIVHKLNFGDGVARYEFRADDKKHHHHHLICLNCGSVDEIKEDWLETIEKRVEDKYHFKIVDHHLMFHGICHRCRDKVNDEDSLQIQKVT; from the coding sequence TTGGATAAACGCATCGAAAAGATTAAAAACGAACTTCACGAAAAGAGTTACAAGCTGACCCCGCAGCGGGAAGCGACTCTTCGGGTGTTGCTGGAAAACGAAGAAAAACATTTGAGTGCTGAGGACGTTTACTTATTAGTGAAGGAAAAAGCGCCGGAAATCGGGCTGGCCACTGTTTACCGGACGTTAGAGTTGCTCAGTGATTTACAAATCGTCCACAAATTGAATTTCGGTGACGGAGTTGCCCGTTACGAATTTCGCGCTGACGACAAAAAGCACCACCATCACCACCTCATTTGCCTGAACTGTGGAAGCGTAGACGAAATTAAGGAAGACTGGCTGGAGACGATTGAAAAGCGGGTGGAAGACAAGTACCACTTTAAGATTGTAGATCACCACCTCATGTTTCACGGCATTTGCCACCGTTGTAGAGACAAAGTGAACGACGAAGATTCGCTGCAGATCCAAAAAGTGACGTAA
- a CDS encoding cobalamin B12-binding domain-containing protein, translating into MDRKIKVLIAKPGLDGHDRGARVIAQGLRDAGMEVTYTGIRKRPDQIADAAIRANVDCVGLSCLSGAHNALFPEVVRLLKERGAGNVLVIGGGIIPDRDIPYLLSQGIAKIFTPGTRTADVAAYIRERLSETERRNAVCLQDAFV; encoded by the coding sequence TTGGACAGGAAAATCAAAGTGCTTATCGCCAAACCGGGTCTAGACGGACATGACCGAGGAGCCCGCGTGATCGCACAAGGGCTTCGCGACGCGGGCATGGAGGTAACGTACACGGGTATCCGCAAAAGGCCTGATCAGATTGCGGATGCGGCGATTCGAGCCAATGTCGATTGCGTCGGCCTCTCTTGTTTGTCCGGTGCGCACAACGCCCTGTTTCCAGAGGTCGTACGCCTCCTCAAAGAGCGAGGGGCGGGGAATGTGCTCGTGATCGGGGGCGGCATCATCCCCGACCGGGATATTCCGTATTTACTGTCGCAAGGTATCGCTAAAATTTTTACACCGGGTACGCGAACGGCCGATGTCGCAGCGTACATTCGGGAACGATTAAGTGAGACTGAGAGAAGGAACGCAGTTTGTCTTCAGGATGCTTTTGTGTGA
- a CDS encoding dihydrolipoamide acetyltransferase family protein, with protein sequence MREKVTMPQLGESVTEGTITTWLKQLGERIQLYEPLCEVTTDKVSAEVPATAAGTLVDIVVEAGSTVAVGDVICTIEKNEDEGGKSVRPKKGAAEGEEGADSKRRYSPAVLRLAQEHDIELGLIEGSGRGGRVTRKDVLAYIEKQKKLTVQSTVTSSAQPDIERKETGAVVQSTGDREIELDPVRRTIAERMVKSKQEIPHAWMMVEADVTGLVRLRERVKDEFLAREGVRLTYLPFFIKAVVESLKQYPRLNAVWAGDKIIEKKEINISVAIAGDDALHVPVIRHADSLSISGIAKALGKLIHKVAAGELSVSDTRGGTFTVNNTGTFGSIASNPIINVPQAAIISMESIVKRPVVVNDAIAIRDMVHFCLSLDHRILDGALAGKFMQSVKHQMESFGDETPLY encoded by the coding sequence ATGCGTGAAAAGGTGACGATGCCGCAACTCGGAGAGAGTGTGACGGAAGGAACGATTACCACTTGGTTAAAACAGCTCGGTGAGCGTATCCAGCTCTACGAGCCGCTCTGTGAAGTGACGACGGATAAAGTGAGCGCCGAAGTCCCGGCGACGGCGGCTGGTACTTTGGTTGACATTGTAGTCGAAGCCGGATCGACGGTTGCCGTGGGCGATGTCATTTGCACCATTGAAAAAAACGAGGATGAGGGTGGCAAAAGTGTTCGCCCAAAAAAAGGTGCCGCTGAAGGAGAGGAAGGCGCTGATTCAAAACGGCGTTATTCCCCTGCAGTCTTGAGGTTGGCCCAAGAACACGACATTGAGCTCGGGCTCATTGAAGGCAGTGGGCGCGGCGGACGCGTGACCCGCAAAGATGTACTCGCCTACATTGAGAAACAGAAAAAATTGACGGTTCAATCAACGGTCACGTCGTCCGCGCAACCAGACATCGAGCGAAAGGAAACGGGAGCCGTTGTGCAAAGTACCGGTGACCGGGAGATTGAACTCGACCCAGTCCGCCGCACGATTGCAGAGCGTATGGTGAAAAGCAAACAAGAAATCCCTCACGCTTGGATGATGGTAGAGGCGGATGTCACCGGACTGGTGCGTCTGCGCGAGAGAGTGAAAGACGAATTTCTCGCCCGGGAAGGCGTGCGTCTGACGTATTTGCCGTTTTTTATAAAAGCGGTAGTGGAATCGTTGAAACAGTATCCTCGGCTCAACGCTGTCTGGGCGGGGGATAAAATTATTGAGAAGAAGGAGATTAACATTTCAGTGGCGATAGCAGGCGATGATGCTCTGCACGTCCCTGTGATTCGTCATGCGGATTCCTTGAGCATTTCAGGCATTGCCAAAGCGTTGGGCAAACTCATCCACAAAGTGGCCGCCGGAGAACTGTCCGTCAGTGACACGAGAGGAGGCACGTTCACTGTCAACAACACAGGGACGTTCGGCTCCATCGCTTCCAATCCGATCATTAATGTTCCGCAGGCAGCCATCATCAGTATGGAATCCATTGTCAAGCGGCCAGTAGTTGTCAACGACGCCATTGCCATTCGCGATATGGTCCACTTTTGCCTGTCGTTGGACCACCGCATTCTGGACGGAGCGCTGGCGGGCAAGTTTATGCAGTCAGTCAAACACCAGATGGAATCGTTCGGAGACGAAACGCCGTTGTATTGA
- a CDS encoding DUF4227 family protein: MILHLRRMWNWAKLLLLFVVFTLLGYVLIGLIAEWLKPSYRFEEPSGRAVKVFSFDEPNQPTHGMSDGERLKLFYWTGE; this comes from the coding sequence ATGATTCTCCACTTGCGTCGGATGTGGAATTGGGCTAAGCTGCTCCTCCTCTTTGTGGTGTTTACGCTTTTAGGCTACGTCCTGATCGGTTTGATAGCAGAATGGCTGAAACCTTCTTACCGCTTTGAAGAGCCTTCCGGCAGAGCGGTAAAAGTGTTTTCGTTCGATGAGCCAAATCAACCGACACACGGCATGAGCGACGGGGAACGGCTGAAGCTCTTTTACTGGACTGGTGAATGA
- a CDS encoding NUDIX domain-containing protein, with amino-acid sequence MSSFTERTIKRNTIFEGNIIKVEVDEVLTPNGKTAKRELVRHPGAVAVLPLIEHNRLVVVEQFRKPLEKVIVEIPAGKLEQDEAPLQCAKRELREETGYTADKWSHLVSFYTSPGFADEEIHLYVAEHLQAGPKQTDEDEFVNVREITLDEAFHLIETKDICDAKTVAAVYAWHNRELARS; translated from the coding sequence ATGTCATCATTCACCGAACGGACGATCAAACGGAATACGATTTTTGAAGGCAACATTATTAAAGTGGAGGTTGACGAAGTCCTCACGCCGAACGGAAAAACTGCAAAGCGGGAACTGGTCCGGCATCCGGGCGCCGTTGCCGTTCTTCCGCTCATTGAACACAACCGTCTCGTTGTCGTGGAACAGTTTCGGAAACCACTGGAAAAAGTGATTGTGGAAATTCCAGCGGGAAAGCTGGAGCAAGACGAGGCGCCGTTGCAGTGCGCAAAGCGTGAATTGAGAGAAGAAACGGGCTATACTGCCGACAAGTGGTCGCACTTAGTTTCGTTTTACACGTCTCCTGGATTTGCAGACGAGGAAATTCACCTGTACGTGGCGGAACATTTGCAAGCTGGGCCGAAGCAAACGGATGAGGACGAGTTTGTCAACGTGCGTGAAATCACGCTGGACGAAGCCTTTCACTTAATTGAAACAAAGGATATATGCGACGCAAAGACAGTGGCCGCAGTGTACGCTTGGCACAATCGGGAGTTGGCCAGGAGTTGA
- the spoIIM gene encoding stage II sporulation protein M, translating into MRRTWNETIQHHMEEHLSLYVFTTVLFIMGIVFGSLAVGALTVEQREGLLEYLMHFFNGLEQGAVADASTALKHAAAHHLKYVGLMWILGLSIIGAPLVVVLIFLKGLVIGFTVGFFVRELSWNGLGFVFLSVFPQNLLIVPAMIIVSVASIAFSLSLLRNRIIQRRGAIYPQFVSYSFLVLAMACVLVFASFFEAYVSPSLMQTVAGKLGMVWPLFS; encoded by the coding sequence ATGCGGCGAACGTGGAACGAAACGATACAACACCATATGGAGGAGCATCTCTCCCTGTATGTGTTTACGACCGTGCTGTTTATTATGGGAATCGTGTTCGGTTCTCTCGCAGTCGGTGCGTTGACGGTAGAGCAGCGGGAGGGGTTGCTGGAGTATTTGATGCACTTTTTTAACGGGTTGGAGCAGGGGGCGGTCGCCGATGCTTCTACCGCTTTGAAACACGCAGCCGCCCATCACTTAAAGTACGTCGGGTTGATGTGGATTTTGGGACTGTCCATCATCGGAGCCCCCCTCGTTGTCGTATTGATTTTCTTAAAAGGTCTCGTCATAGGGTTTACAGTCGGCTTTTTTGTGCGTGAACTTTCATGGAACGGCTTGGGCTTCGTCTTTTTGTCGGTGTTTCCGCAAAATTTGTTGATCGTTCCCGCGATGATCATCGTCAGCGTCGCGAGCATCGCCTTTTCACTGTCACTGTTGCGCAACCGGATCATTCAACGGCGCGGAGCCATTTATCCTCAGTTCGTGTCGTACTCATTCCTCGTATTGGCCATGGCGTGCGTGCTCGTATTTGCGTCCTTTTTTGAAGCGTACGTGTCACCGAGCTTGATGCAGACGGTTGCCGGGAAATTAGGGATGGTTTGGCCCCTGTTCAGCTAA
- a CDS encoding thiamine pyrophosphate-dependent dehydrogenase E1 component subunit alpha, producing MYTYMLLARKVDERIWLLNRAGKIPFAISCQGQEGAQAGAVFALNRDVDYLCPYYRDLTMVMAFGQTAREIMLSTFAKAEDPNSGGRQMPGHYGDRRRRILSGSSPVATQLPHATGIALAVKMEKKPIVTLVSLGEGSTNQGEFHEACNFAGVHRLPVIFFCENNGYAISVPERKQLACASVADRAVGYGFPGVSVDGNDPLAVYEVVKQAVDRARYGDGPTLIEARTYRFTPHSSDDDDRSYRSREEVEEARKQDAIVTFRKYLRDVGLLTEEKERELEESISQEVDEATRYAEAAPYPPADSLYKYVYEEN from the coding sequence AATAGAGCGGGCAAAATTCCGTTTGCCATTTCGTGCCAGGGACAGGAAGGAGCTCAAGCCGGCGCCGTATTCGCCTTAAACCGCGACGTCGATTACTTATGCCCGTACTACCGGGATTTAACGATGGTGATGGCGTTCGGGCAAACTGCCCGGGAGATTATGTTGTCAACATTCGCGAAAGCTGAAGACCCGAATAGCGGTGGACGGCAAATGCCGGGACACTACGGCGATCGGCGCCGCCGCATTTTAAGCGGCTCCAGTCCCGTCGCGACACAGCTTCCCCACGCGACAGGGATTGCACTGGCGGTAAAAATGGAAAAAAAGCCGATCGTCACACTCGTCTCGCTGGGCGAAGGGTCGACGAACCAAGGGGAGTTTCACGAAGCGTGCAATTTTGCCGGGGTACACCGCTTACCGGTCATTTTCTTCTGTGAGAACAACGGTTACGCGATTTCCGTGCCAGAGAGAAAGCAGCTCGCCTGTGCCAGTGTCGCCGACAGGGCAGTCGGGTACGGTTTTCCGGGTGTGTCAGTGGATGGGAACGACCCGTTAGCTGTCTACGAAGTGGTGAAACAAGCCGTCGACCGTGCTAGGTACGGGGACGGCCCGACGTTGATCGAGGCCAGGACGTACCGCTTCACGCCGCATTCCAGTGATGACGATGACCGCAGCTATCGCAGCCGAGAAGAAGTGGAAGAGGCCCGGAAGCAGGACGCCATCGTGACCTTTCGCAAGTACTTGCGCGACGTCGGCCTTTTGACCGAGGAGAAGGAGCGCGAATTAGAAGAGTCCATTTCACAAGAAGTGGATGAAGCGACGCGGTACGCAGAAGCTGCTCCTTATCCGCCGGCGGACAGTTTGTACAAATACGTGTACGAGGAAAACTAG
- a CDS encoding M20/M25/M40 family metallo-hydrolase, with protein sequence MVNRRRLIDTFMELVQIDSETRHERRICDALKGKLSRLGLEVVEDDSAERNGHAAGNLIATLKGSQNGVPTIFFTAHMDTVSPGRGVRPSIRDGYIVSDGTTVLGSDDKAGLAALLEAVHVLKERRIAHGDVQFVLTAGEESSLAGSRELDRSLLRAEYGFALDANGPVGDIVVAAPTQAKLEVAITGKSAHAGVNPEDGVSAIQVASQAISNMPLGRVDSETTANIGRFSGGVATNVVCDRVDILGEARSLHKEKLKAQLRAMETAFREAARSNGATAEVDVCIMYPGYRFTERDAVVKHAQRAMERIGRPSRLLTSGGGSDANVFSGMGIPTVNLAVGYEHIHTTKERIPVTELIKAAEMVVALIRETLN encoded by the coding sequence GTGGTGAATCGCCGACGTTTGATCGACACGTTTATGGAACTCGTTCAAATTGACAGTGAGACCAGACACGAACGTCGCATTTGCGACGCGTTAAAAGGGAAGCTTTCCCGCCTCGGATTGGAAGTGGTGGAGGATGATTCGGCCGAGCGCAACGGACATGCTGCGGGCAATTTGATTGCGACGTTGAAAGGGTCGCAAAACGGGGTTCCGACCATTTTTTTTACAGCACACATGGATACGGTTTCCCCCGGAAGGGGGGTCCGACCGTCCATACGAGACGGGTACATTGTGTCCGACGGGACTACAGTGTTGGGAAGCGATGACAAGGCTGGCTTGGCGGCGCTGTTAGAAGCTGTGCACGTGTTAAAAGAGCGCAGGATCGCACACGGCGACGTACAGTTCGTGTTAACGGCGGGAGAAGAGTCGAGTCTGGCCGGTTCACGGGAACTGGATCGGTCTCTCTTAAGAGCTGAATACGGTTTTGCCCTCGACGCTAACGGTCCCGTCGGCGACATCGTCGTCGCCGCCCCGACGCAGGCCAAACTGGAGGTGGCGATCACGGGAAAATCGGCCCACGCCGGCGTAAATCCCGAAGACGGCGTGAGCGCTATCCAAGTCGCGAGTCAAGCCATCTCGAACATGCCGCTAGGGCGCGTCGACAGTGAAACGACGGCGAATATCGGCCGGTTCTCCGGTGGAGTTGCCACGAATGTCGTTTGTGACCGCGTGGACATATTAGGTGAAGCCCGCAGCCTGCATAAGGAAAAGCTAAAAGCGCAGTTGCGGGCCATGGAAACGGCCTTCCGTGAAGCAGCTCGATCCAACGGTGCCACAGCGGAGGTAGATGTGTGCATCATGTATCCGGGTTACCGGTTTACGGAACGGGACGCGGTCGTCAAGCACGCGCAAAGGGCGATGGAACGAATTGGGCGCCCCAGTCGGTTGTTGACGAGCGGAGGAGGAAGTGACGCGAACGTTTTTTCGGGGATGGGCATTCCGACGGTCAATTTGGCTGTCGGATACGAACACATCCACACGACGAAAGAGCGCATACCGGTGACAGAGCTGATCAAAGCAGCCGAGATGGTGGTGGCACTCATTCGGGAAACGCTTAATTGA
- a CDS encoding tyrosine recombinase, whose amino-acid sequence MRKWLEAFEQHVRQAKKMAPNTCESYVRDINGYLTFLERNGMKQIDGTTGNDVLAYVTSLETQGRSRATMARHLASIKAFYTFLWELGVVSKNPCSDISLPKAEVSTTRTVLTVTEIERLLTAPDPHTLTGQRDRAILELMYASGIRVSELVSLNVTDVNTTLGVITCTGTNGMERVIPLGKKASRVLDTYVNDTRPQLVNTASESALFVNRRGRRLTRQGFWKILKKCGELCGLTHKITPNALRRSFAAHMLDNGADLRVVQELMGHADLATTQRYASSDRGRVMDAYLRHHPRA is encoded by the coding sequence ATGAGGAAGTGGTTGGAAGCTTTTGAACAACACGTGCGGCAGGCGAAAAAAATGGCGCCCAACACGTGTGAGTCGTATGTGAGAGACATCAACGGCTACTTGACTTTTTTGGAAAGAAACGGTATGAAACAGATTGACGGCACGACTGGAAACGACGTGCTCGCATACGTGACGTCTTTGGAAACGCAAGGGCGCTCACGGGCGACCATGGCCCGACATTTGGCCTCAATCAAAGCGTTTTATACGTTTTTGTGGGAGCTCGGGGTCGTCTCTAAAAATCCGTGTTCAGACATTTCGCTTCCGAAAGCAGAAGTGAGTACGACGCGGACGGTTTTAACTGTAACAGAAATAGAGCGGTTGTTAACGGCTCCCGACCCCCACACGTTGACCGGTCAGAGGGATCGGGCGATATTGGAGTTAATGTACGCCAGCGGTATCCGCGTGTCGGAATTAGTTTCTTTAAATGTGACAGATGTCAATACAACCCTCGGCGTGATCACGTGTACGGGAACGAACGGGATGGAACGTGTCATTCCTCTGGGAAAAAAGGCTTCACGCGTTTTAGACACGTACGTGAACGACACTCGTCCTCAATTGGTAAACACTGCGTCAGAATCGGCTTTGTTCGTCAATCGGCGCGGACGGCGTTTGACGCGGCAAGGTTTTTGGAAAATACTAAAAAAGTGTGGAGAACTTTGTGGCCTCACGCACAAAATCACGCCGAATGCGTTACGCCGTTCGTTTGCAGCCCACATGCTGGACAACGGGGCCGACTTACGCGTCGTACAAGAATTGATGGGGCACGCCGATTTAGCGACAACGCAAAGGTACGCGAGCTCCGACAGAGGGAGAGTCATGGATGCGTATTTGAGACACCACCCCCGCGCTTAA
- a CDS encoding endonuclease Q family protein produces the protein MSTQRVFADLHIHIGRTETGRPVKVTGARDLTFANIVAEASERKGLDMIGIIDAASPAVQQDIAAMLDKGAVAELDGGGLQYGGTTILLGCELEVRPEGFGPAHVLCYVPSFDAMQEFTAFLSGYMRNTNLSTQRFYGTIDELFRRVEELNGVIVPAHVFTPFKSVYGSCADRMADVFPLKRVSAVELGLSADSEMADRVRELHRYTFLTNSDAHSLSKIGREYNELQVNDVSFSGFTEALQRKGGAAVTANFGLHPRLGKYHRTMCKQCESRLPYGESVCSRCGSRSIIKGVRDRIGEIETASGEHPPHRPPYIYQIPLEFIPKVGPSTLQKLLDHFGTEMNVLHRADEEELAAVVGQPLARCIVQARDYQMAIEDGGGGVYGKVNM, from the coding sequence TTGAGCACACAACGGGTGTTTGCCGATTTACACATTCATATCGGGCGTACGGAAACGGGACGGCCCGTCAAAGTGACCGGCGCCCGCGACTTAACGTTTGCCAACATCGTCGCAGAGGCGAGTGAGCGGAAAGGTTTGGACATGATCGGCATCATTGACGCCGCCTCTCCGGCAGTTCAACAGGACATCGCCGCCATGTTGGACAAAGGGGCTGTCGCGGAACTGGACGGAGGCGGCCTCCAGTATGGCGGGACGACCATTTTGCTCGGGTGTGAACTGGAAGTGCGGCCGGAAGGGTTTGGCCCGGCCCACGTGTTGTGCTATGTCCCCTCTTTTGACGCAATGCAAGAGTTTACAGCTTTTTTATCTGGATACATGAGAAATACGAACCTCAGCACGCAGCGTTTCTACGGCACGATTGACGAGCTGTTCCGTCGTGTTGAAGAGTTAAACGGCGTCATCGTACCGGCTCACGTCTTTACGCCGTTCAAAAGTGTGTACGGCAGTTGTGCAGATCGGATGGCCGACGTGTTTCCGCTCAAGCGCGTCTCGGCTGTCGAGCTGGGTCTCAGTGCGGACTCGGAGATGGCGGACAGGGTGCGAGAGTTGCACCGTTACACGTTTTTGACGAACTCAGACGCCCATTCCTTGTCCAAAATTGGCCGCGAGTACAACGAGCTGCAAGTCAACGATGTCAGTTTTTCCGGTTTTACAGAAGCGCTGCAGCGGAAGGGCGGAGCGGCTGTCACAGCGAACTTCGGGCTCCACCCGCGACTGGGGAAATATCACCGTACGATGTGCAAGCAGTGTGAATCCCGCCTCCCTTACGGCGAATCCGTCTGTTCCCGCTGTGGCAGCCGGTCGATCATCAAAGGAGTGCGAGACAGGATAGGCGAAATTGAGACGGCAAGCGGGGAACACCCGCCGCACCGACCGCCGTACATCTATCAGATTCCCCTGGAGTTTATCCCAAAAGTCGGACCGAGCACGCTGCAGAAACTGTTGGATCACTTCGGAACTGAAATGAATGTTTTACACCGGGCGGACGAAGAGGAGCTCGCGGCCGTCGTCGGACAGCCGTTAGCCCGCTGCATTGTACAAGCCCGCGACTATCAGATGGCAATTGAAGACGGAGGGGGAGGGGTGTACGGCAAAGTCAACATGTAA